The following proteins are co-located in the Micromonospora viridifaciens genome:
- a CDS encoding DedA family protein, whose protein sequence is MAVDTADKTRFLSENVALNPLDPKDLISTFGLFGVWAILFAETGLLVGFFFPGDSLLFLAGVAASPVADAIFGAGARMNLVGLLIGGPLCAIVGAQLGHWLGARYGQRMFDRPNSRLFKREYVEKAEYYFQKFGPAKAVVLARFIPIVRTFLNPVAGVLGMPARQFFLWNVIGAILWVDGILLIGYLLADQIYSAIGDKIDRYILPVVALIIVISVLPIFFEFLRDRRARKRGEAVSVVAAASAAGAVDALRREAGDDDDPQHGQRRR, encoded by the coding sequence GTGGCCGTGGACACAGCAGACAAAACCCGGTTCCTCTCCGAGAACGTCGCTCTGAATCCGCTCGACCCGAAGGACCTGATCAGCACCTTCGGGCTGTTCGGGGTCTGGGCGATCCTCTTCGCCGAGACCGGCCTGCTGGTCGGCTTCTTCTTCCCCGGCGACTCGCTGCTCTTCCTGGCCGGCGTGGCCGCCTCGCCGGTGGCGGACGCGATCTTCGGCGCCGGTGCCCGGATGAACCTGGTCGGGCTGCTGATCGGCGGGCCACTCTGCGCGATCGTCGGCGCCCAGCTCGGGCACTGGCTCGGCGCCCGGTACGGCCAGCGGATGTTCGACCGCCCCAACTCCCGACTGTTCAAGCGGGAGTACGTGGAGAAGGCCGAGTACTACTTCCAGAAGTTCGGCCCGGCGAAGGCCGTGGTGCTGGCCCGCTTCATCCCGATCGTGCGGACCTTCCTCAACCCGGTGGCCGGGGTGCTGGGCATGCCGGCCCGGCAGTTCTTCCTGTGGAACGTGATCGGCGCGATCCTCTGGGTGGACGGCATCCTGCTGATCGGCTACCTGCTGGCCGACCAGATCTACAGCGCGATCGGCGACAAGATCGACCGGTACATCCTGCCGGTGGTCGCGCTGATCATCGTGATCTCGGTACTGCCGATCTTCTTCGAGTTCCTCCGCGACCGCCGGGCGCGCAAGCGCGGCGAGGCGGTCTCGGTGGTCGCCGCGGCCAGCGCGGCCGGGGCCGTCGACGCACTCCGGCGGGAGGCCGGGGACGACGACGACCCACAGCACGGCCAGCGCCGCCGCTGA
- a CDS encoding DUF350 domain-containing protein: MQHLVTDLLVTLAYGVVGVVLMGIGYLLVDLATPGRLNELIWTERNRNAAVLLVSNLAGVGIIVVAAIAASADDFVLGLVGAAAYGILGLVIMAAAFLLLDAATPGKLGELLVDAEPHPAVWVSAVVHLATGAIIAAAIS; this comes from the coding sequence GTGCAGCATCTCGTCACCGATCTGCTGGTCACCCTCGCCTACGGCGTGGTGGGCGTCGTCCTGATGGGCATCGGCTACCTGCTGGTCGACCTGGCCACCCCGGGCCGGCTCAACGAACTCATCTGGACCGAGCGCAACCGCAACGCGGCGGTGCTGCTCGTCTCCAACCTGGCCGGCGTCGGCATCATCGTGGTCGCCGCGATCGCCGCCAGCGCCGACGACTTCGTGCTCGGCCTGGTCGGCGCGGCCGCGTACGGGATCCTCGGCCTGGTGATCATGGCGGCGGCGTTCCTGCTGCTGGACGCGGCCACCCCGGGCAAGCTCGGCGAGCTGCTGGTCGATGCCGAGCCGCACCCGGCGGTCTGGGTCTCCGCCGTGGTGCACCTGGCCACCGGCGCGATCATCGCCGCCGCGATCAGCTGA
- the pyrE gene encoding orotate phosphoribosyltransferase — MGDHDDLRKFITELAVVHGRVVLSSGREADWYVDLRRVTLHHRAAPLVGRVMRDLTADWEYDAVGGLTLGADPVAAAMLHAAAETDRPLDAFVVRKAGKAHGLQRRIEGPNVAGRRVLAVEDTSTTGGSVLTAVEALREAGAEVVGVAVIVDRGAGDAVRAAGLPYRAAYTLADLGLVA, encoded by the coding sequence ATGGGGGACCACGACGACCTGCGTAAATTCATCACCGAACTGGCTGTGGTCCATGGGCGGGTGGTGCTCTCGTCCGGCCGTGAGGCGGACTGGTACGTCGATCTGCGTCGCGTCACGCTCCATCACCGGGCCGCACCGTTGGTCGGTCGAGTGATGCGTGACCTGACCGCCGACTGGGAGTACGACGCCGTCGGTGGGCTGACCCTCGGGGCCGATCCGGTCGCCGCTGCCATGCTGCATGCGGCGGCCGAGACCGACCGACCACTGGACGCGTTCGTGGTCCGCAAGGCGGGCAAGGCGCACGGTCTCCAGCGGCGCATCGAGGGGCCGAATGTGGCAGGCCGACGGGTCCTGGCGGTCGAGGACACCTCGACCACGGGCGGCAGTGTGTTGACTGCGGTTGAGGCGCTACGCGAGGCCGGAGCCGAGGTGGTGGGCGTGGCGGTTATTGTTGATCGAGGCGCTGGCGACGCGGTACGAGCCGCCGGGCTGCCGTATCGGGCGGCCTATACGTTGGCTGACCTCGGCCTTGTGGCGTAA
- a CDS encoding 3' terminal RNA ribose 2'-O-methyltransferase Hen1, with protein sequence MLLTLTTTHRPGTDLGHLLVKHPDRVQSFELPAGTAHVLYPEADEQRCTAALLVEIDPLRLGGGRGRRQAAAPDSFTLGQYVNDRPYAASSLLSSALAKVFRSALRGESRGRPELAATPIPLEVRVPVLRCRGGAELAVRVFAPLGWTVTATPIPLDETYPEWGDSRYVELTLAGTLRVADALNHLYVLLPVLDDAKHYWVAPDEVDKLLRAGAGWLADHPERSLITRRYLAHRRALAGEALARLAELRLADEPPADDSVDPAGPTEETDKKRASLAVRRRDAVLAALRASGAGRVLDLGCGGGALLTALVADRRFTEIVGTDVSSQALTLAARRLRLDRLPERQRDRIRLWQSALTYRDDRLRGYDAAVLMEVVEHVDPPRLPALEDAVFGHARPGTVVVTTPNAEYNVRYEGLGAGRFRHADHRFEWSRAEFAAWVDRVSTTHGYTATISGVGDEDPEVGAPTQLAVLTCGETDDRKEETSA encoded by the coding sequence GTGCTGCTGACCCTGACCACGACCCACCGTCCCGGGACCGACCTCGGCCACCTCCTCGTCAAGCACCCGGACCGCGTGCAGAGCTTCGAGCTGCCGGCGGGCACCGCGCACGTGCTCTACCCGGAGGCGGACGAGCAGCGGTGCACCGCGGCGCTGCTGGTCGAGATCGACCCGCTGCGGCTGGGCGGCGGCCGGGGTCGCAGGCAGGCAGCCGCCCCGGACTCCTTCACCCTCGGCCAGTACGTCAACGACCGCCCGTACGCCGCGTCCAGCCTGCTCTCCTCGGCGTTGGCCAAGGTGTTCCGGTCGGCGCTGCGCGGCGAGTCCCGCGGCCGGCCGGAGCTGGCCGCCACTCCGATACCGCTGGAGGTGCGCGTCCCGGTGCTGCGCTGCCGGGGCGGCGCCGAGCTGGCCGTACGGGTCTTCGCCCCGCTCGGCTGGACGGTGACCGCCACGCCGATCCCGCTTGACGAGACGTACCCGGAGTGGGGCGACAGCCGATACGTGGAGCTCACGCTCGCCGGCACGCTGCGGGTCGCCGACGCGCTCAACCACCTGTACGTCCTGCTGCCCGTGCTGGACGACGCCAAGCACTACTGGGTGGCGCCGGACGAGGTGGACAAGCTCCTCCGGGCCGGCGCGGGCTGGCTGGCCGACCACCCGGAACGGTCCCTGATCACCCGCCGCTACCTGGCCCACCGCCGGGCCCTCGCGGGCGAGGCCCTGGCCCGCCTGGCCGAGCTGCGCCTCGCCGACGAGCCACCCGCCGACGACAGCGTCGACCCGGCGGGCCCGACGGAGGAGACGGACAAGAAGCGCGCCTCACTGGCCGTACGCCGCCGGGATGCGGTCCTGGCCGCGCTGCGGGCCAGCGGCGCCGGCCGGGTGCTGGACCTGGGCTGCGGCGGTGGCGCCCTGCTCACCGCGCTGGTCGCCGACCGGCGGTTCACCGAGATCGTCGGGACCGACGTCTCCAGCCAGGCGCTCACCCTGGCCGCCCGGCGGCTGCGGCTGGATCGGCTGCCGGAGCGGCAGCGGGACCGGATCCGGCTGTGGCAGTCGGCGCTGACCTACCGGGACGACCGGCTGCGCGGGTACGACGCCGCGGTGCTGATGGAGGTGGTCGAGCACGTCGACCCACCGCGCCTACCGGCGCTGGAGGACGCCGTGTTCGGCCACGCCCGGCCCGGCACGGTCGTTGTGACCACGCCGAACGCCGAGTACAACGTCCGCTACGAGGGGCTGGGCGCGGGCCGGTTCCGGCACGCCGACCACCGGTTCGAGTGGAGCCGGGCCGAGTTCGCCGCCTGGGTCGACCGGGTGTCCACGACCCACGGCTACACCGCCACGATCAGCGGCGTCGGCGACGAGGACCCGGAGGTCGGGGCCCCGACGCAGCTCGCCGTGCTGACCTGCGGCGAGACGGACGACCGGAAGGAGGAGACCAGCGCATGA
- a CDS encoding DUF4247 domain-containing protein, with product MTYRRWFVVGVAVAVVGVLVAVFAIFSGNFSPRGYVEDRYTRATSRDIGRDALAYTSTRPPSQVSKEITDAWQPADQYVDGSGVYLRYDDDSVVILPIAAGSLILLERMTTAYPRYHHVVGHGWGWGRGSTVRGGGPGAGK from the coding sequence GTGACGTACCGACGGTGGTTCGTGGTGGGGGTGGCCGTCGCCGTGGTCGGCGTGCTGGTCGCCGTGTTCGCCATCTTCTCCGGCAACTTCTCCCCGCGCGGCTACGTCGAGGACCGCTACACCCGGGCAACCAGCCGGGACATCGGCCGGGACGCCCTGGCCTACACCTCCACGCGCCCGCCGAGCCAGGTCTCGAAGGAGATCACCGACGCCTGGCAGCCCGCCGACCAGTACGTCGACGGCAGCGGGGTGTACCTCCGCTACGACGACGACTCGGTGGTGATCCTGCCGATCGCGGCCGGCTCGCTGATCCTGCTCGAACGGATGACCACCGCGTACCCCCGCTACCACCACGTCGTCGGCCACGGCTGGGGCTGGGGCCGTGGCAGCACCGTACGCGGCGGCGGCCCCGGTGCCGGCAAGTAG
- a CDS encoding polyamine aminopropyltransferase, with protein MTTDAPARPGWRPARAGVLLAVFVCAACGLVYELALVALGSYLIGDTVGQASIVLGVMVFAMGVGALVAKPLQPWAAVAFAAIELALALLGGLSVLGLYAAFAWLDLYGPALVGAAFVLGLLIGAEIPLLMVLLQRIREQSAGSAVADLFAADYVGALLGGLAFPFLLMPIFGQLKGALVVGAVNAVAGLALVCTVFRADLGRRARLVLGAGSVAVALLLGYAWVTAHDFEVTARQQLYRDPVVHAERSRYQEIVLTRSVREVGHANTDLRLFLNGDLQFSSVDEYRYHESLVHPAMRGPRGEVLVLGAGDGLALREILRYPDVRRVTVVDLDPAVVRLARTEPQLRELNRNSLADPRVRVLNLDAFGWLRTAVDRFDVVIADLPDPDETATAKLYTIEFYALIRSVLADGGRLVVQSGSPYFAPRSYWSIERSIREAGFGTVPYHVDVPSFGDWGFVLAAPGTTPPPLELPADAPPLRFLTPPVLAAAASFPADRARLDVPASTLLQPRVLDYARTEWRGY; from the coding sequence GTGACCACCGACGCGCCGGCGCGGCCGGGCTGGCGGCCGGCCCGCGCGGGAGTCCTGCTCGCGGTCTTCGTCTGCGCGGCCTGCGGCCTGGTGTACGAGTTGGCGCTGGTCGCCCTCGGCAGCTACCTGATCGGGGACACGGTCGGCCAGGCGTCGATCGTGCTCGGCGTGATGGTCTTCGCGATGGGCGTCGGCGCGCTTGTCGCCAAGCCGTTGCAGCCCTGGGCCGCCGTCGCGTTCGCCGCGATCGAGCTGGCCCTGGCCCTGCTCGGCGGGCTCTCCGTGCTCGGCCTCTACGCCGCCTTCGCCTGGCTCGACCTCTACGGGCCGGCGCTGGTCGGCGCCGCGTTCGTGCTCGGCCTGCTGATCGGGGCGGAGATCCCGCTGCTGATGGTGCTGCTGCAACGCATCCGCGAGCAGTCCGCCGGCAGCGCCGTGGCCGACCTGTTCGCCGCCGACTACGTCGGCGCGCTGCTCGGCGGGCTGGCCTTCCCGTTCCTGCTGATGCCGATCTTCGGTCAGCTCAAGGGCGCCCTGGTGGTCGGCGCGGTGAACGCCGTCGCCGGCCTCGCGCTGGTGTGCACGGTCTTCCGGGCCGACCTCGGCCGCCGCGCCCGGCTCGTGCTGGGCGCCGGCTCCGTCGCGGTCGCCCTGCTGCTCGGGTACGCCTGGGTCACCGCGCACGACTTCGAGGTGACCGCCCGCCAGCAGCTCTACCGCGACCCGGTGGTGCACGCCGAACGCAGCCGCTACCAGGAGATCGTGCTGACCCGGTCGGTGCGCGAGGTCGGCCACGCCAATACTGACCTGCGGCTCTTCCTCAACGGCGACCTCCAGTTCAGCTCCGTCGACGAGTACCGCTACCACGAATCGCTGGTGCATCCGGCGATGCGCGGCCCGCGCGGCGAGGTGCTGGTGCTCGGCGCCGGCGACGGCCTGGCGCTCCGGGAGATCCTCAGGTACCCGGACGTGCGCCGGGTGACCGTGGTCGACCTGGACCCGGCGGTGGTGCGCCTGGCCCGGACCGAGCCGCAGCTGCGCGAGCTCAACCGGAACTCACTCGCCGACCCCCGGGTGCGGGTGCTCAACCTCGACGCGTTCGGCTGGCTGCGTACCGCCGTGGACCGCTTCGACGTGGTGATCGCCGACCTGCCCGACCCGGACGAGACGGCCACCGCCAAGCTCTACACGATCGAGTTCTACGCGCTGATCCGCTCGGTGCTCGCCGACGGCGGGCGGCTGGTGGTGCAGTCCGGCTCGCCGTACTTCGCGCCGCGGTCGTACTGGTCGATCGAGCGCTCGATCCGCGAGGCTGGCTTCGGCACCGTGCCGTACCACGTGGACGTGCCGAGCTTCGGCGACTGGGGGTTCGTCCTCGCCGCGCCCGGCACCACCCCGCCGCCGCTGGAACTGCCCGCCGACGCCCCGCCGCTGCGTTTCCTCACCCCGCCGGTGCTCGCCGCCGCGGCCAGCTTCCCCGCCGACCGGGCCCGGCTGGACGTGCCCGCCTCCACGTTGTTGCAGCCCCGGGTGCTGGACTACGCCCGTACGGAGTGGCGCGGCTACTGA
- a CDS encoding polynucleotide kinase-phosphatase, producing the protein MTILDIPELALVALVGVSGSGKSTFARRHFLPSQVLSSDSFRGMVADDENDQSASADAFDALHHVAGLRLRRGRLTVVDATNLQPHARAALVKVAREHDVLPVAIVLDVPEALAWERTQGRDDRTHGRQVLARMQRDLRQSYGRLAREGFRKVHVLRGVEEIEAAEIRYEKLFNDRRELTGPFDIVGDVHGCREELEALLLRLGYTLHRDDAGRPVDAVHPAGRTPVFVGDLVDRGPDSPGVLRLVMGMVAAGHAICVPGNHEQKLLRKLRGRDVRLTHGLAETMDQLAAEPAGFVAEAAAFIDGLVSHYVLDGGRLVVAHAGLKEAYQGRASGRVRAFALFGETTGETDEYGLPVRYPWARDYRGSAMVVYGHTPTPEPEWVNNTICIDTGCVFGGRLTALRYPEKELVSVPAVKEWYAPARPLVVPAPARPDTVLDLADVTGRRHLSHAYGTLTVPAENAAAALEVMSRYAVDPGRLVWLPPTMAPCSTSTVEGYLEHPEQAFADYRAAGVERVVCEEKHMGSRAVVLVEREPGRFGGGAVHTRTGRPFFGPPLDDELLARVRAAITTAGLWAELGTDWLLLDCELLPWSAKAGSLIREQYAGVGAAGRAALPAVLATLDAAAARGLPVGELRGRMADRESEVRAYSAAYRAYVGATDGLRGVTLAPFAVLAGAGASHADRDHGWHLALADQLCAADPEFFTPTRRQVVDLTDEAAVTAATDWWLALTAAGGEGMVVKPYAGLAARSPKGSLLQPGIKCRGREYLRIIYGPGYTEPGQLAALRQRSLGRKRGLALREHALGLAALDALAEDAPLWRRHELVFAILACESEPVDPRL; encoded by the coding sequence ATGACCATCCTGGACATTCCCGAGCTCGCCCTGGTGGCGCTGGTCGGGGTCTCCGGTTCGGGCAAGTCGACCTTCGCCCGCCGACACTTCCTCCCCAGCCAGGTGCTCTCCTCGGATTCTTTCCGGGGGATGGTGGCCGACGACGAGAACGACCAGTCGGCCTCCGCCGACGCCTTCGACGCGCTGCACCACGTCGCCGGGCTCCGGCTGCGCCGCGGCCGACTCACCGTGGTCGACGCGACCAACCTCCAGCCGCACGCCCGGGCCGCCCTGGTGAAGGTGGCCCGTGAGCACGACGTGCTGCCGGTGGCGATCGTGCTGGACGTGCCGGAGGCGCTGGCCTGGGAGCGTACGCAGGGCCGGGACGACCGGACGCACGGCCGGCAGGTGCTCGCCCGGATGCAGCGGGACCTGCGACAGTCGTACGGGCGGCTGGCCCGGGAGGGCTTCCGCAAGGTGCACGTGCTGCGCGGGGTCGAGGAGATCGAGGCCGCCGAGATCCGGTACGAGAAGCTCTTCAACGACCGGCGGGAGCTGACCGGGCCGTTCGACATCGTCGGCGACGTGCACGGCTGCCGGGAGGAGCTGGAGGCGCTGCTACTCCGGCTCGGCTACACGCTGCACCGCGACGACGCGGGCCGCCCGGTGGACGCTGTGCACCCGGCCGGGCGTACCCCGGTCTTCGTCGGCGACCTGGTGGACCGCGGCCCGGACTCCCCCGGCGTGCTCCGCCTGGTGATGGGCATGGTGGCGGCCGGCCACGCGATTTGCGTGCCGGGCAACCACGAGCAGAAGCTGCTGCGCAAGCTGCGCGGCCGGGACGTGCGGCTCACCCACGGCCTGGCCGAGACGATGGACCAGCTGGCGGCGGAGCCGGCGGGCTTCGTCGCCGAGGCGGCGGCCTTCATCGACGGCCTGGTCAGCCACTACGTGCTGGACGGCGGGCGGCTGGTGGTCGCGCACGCCGGCCTCAAGGAGGCGTACCAGGGCCGCGCGTCCGGCCGGGTCCGGGCGTTCGCGCTCTTCGGGGAGACCACCGGCGAGACCGACGAGTACGGCCTGCCGGTGCGCTACCCGTGGGCGCGTGACTACCGGGGCTCGGCCATGGTCGTGTACGGGCACACCCCGACCCCGGAGCCGGAGTGGGTGAACAACACCATCTGCATCGACACCGGCTGCGTCTTCGGCGGCCGGCTCACCGCCCTGCGCTACCCGGAGAAGGAGCTGGTCTCCGTCCCGGCGGTGAAGGAGTGGTACGCCCCGGCCCGCCCGCTGGTCGTGCCCGCCCCGGCCCGCCCGGACACGGTGCTCGACCTGGCCGACGTCACCGGGCGGCGGCACCTCAGCCACGCGTACGGGACGCTGACCGTGCCGGCGGAGAACGCCGCCGCCGCGCTGGAGGTGATGAGCCGGTACGCAGTCGACCCGGGCCGGCTGGTCTGGCTGCCGCCGACCATGGCGCCCTGCTCGACGTCGACCGTCGAGGGATACCTCGAGCACCCGGAGCAGGCGTTCGCCGACTACCGCGCGGCCGGCGTCGAGCGGGTGGTCTGCGAGGAGAAGCACATGGGCTCGCGGGCCGTGGTGCTGGTGGAACGGGAGCCGGGGCGGTTCGGCGGCGGGGCGGTGCACACCCGTACCGGCCGGCCGTTCTTCGGCCCGCCGCTCGACGACGAGCTGCTGGCCCGGGTCCGCGCCGCGATCACCACGGCCGGGCTCTGGGCCGAGCTGGGCACCGACTGGCTGCTGCTCGACTGCGAGCTGCTGCCCTGGTCAGCGAAGGCGGGCAGCCTGATCCGCGAGCAGTACGCCGGGGTGGGCGCGGCCGGGCGGGCGGCGCTGCCGGCGGTGCTCGCCACGCTGGACGCCGCCGCCGCGCGCGGGCTGCCGGTCGGGGAGCTGCGCGGCCGGATGGCCGACCGGGAGTCCGAGGTCCGGGCGTACTCGGCGGCGTACCGGGCGTACGTCGGGGCGACCGACGGGCTGCGCGGGGTGACGCTGGCACCCTTCGCCGTGCTGGCCGGGGCCGGGGCGAGCCACGCCGACCGGGACCACGGCTGGCACCTGGCCCTGGCCGACCAGCTCTGCGCGGCGGACCCGGAGTTCTTCACCCCGACCCGGCGGCAGGTGGTCGACCTGACCGACGAGGCGGCGGTGACGGCGGCCACGGACTGGTGGCTGGCGCTCACCGCGGCCGGCGGCGAGGGCATGGTGGTCAAGCCGTACGCCGGCCTGGCCGCCCGCTCGCCGAAGGGCTCGCTGCTCCAGCCCGGCATCAAGTGCCGGGGCCGGGAGTACCTGCGGATCATCTACGGCCCGGGGTACACCGAGCCGGGGCAGCTCGCCGCGCTGCGCCAGCGCTCGCTGGGACGCAAGCGGGGGCTGGCCCTGCGCGAGCACGCTCTCGGCCTGGCCGCCCTGGACGCCCTCGCCGAGGACGCCCCGCTCTGGCGCCGCCACGAGCTGGTCTTCGCGATCCTGGCCTGCGAATCCGAGCCCGTCGACCCCCGCCTGTGA
- a CDS encoding SDR family NAD(P)-dependent oxidoreductase: protein MTDEHASARCALITGASLGIGEAFARRLAADGWDLVLVARDAGRLGAAAAELTRRYDRRIETISADLSTDDGCAAVERRLAAEPPVGMLVNNAGTSLNTPFVRSAVEDEARLLRLNVLAVLRLTHAALTPMIRRGNGIVINVSSVAGFGVPMPGSTYSASKAWVTNFSESIGPSVAPLGVRVMALCPGYTRTGYHERAGINMSRMPAWMWLRTDDVVDEGLRDLRKGKLVSVPSWKYKVVVAGLRHAPRRLLRGLSRDVRGRAGRAGD from the coding sequence GTGACCGACGAGCACGCCTCCGCGCGTTGTGCGTTGATCACCGGTGCCAGCCTGGGCATCGGCGAGGCGTTCGCCCGCCGGCTCGCCGCCGACGGATGGGACCTGGTCCTGGTGGCCCGGGACGCCGGCCGGCTCGGCGCCGCCGCCGCCGAGCTGACCCGCCGGTACGACCGCCGGATCGAAACCATTTCCGCCGATCTGTCCACCGACGACGGCTGCGCGGCGGTCGAACGGCGGCTCGCTGCCGAGCCGCCGGTCGGAATGCTGGTGAACAACGCCGGGACCAGCCTCAACACCCCGTTCGTCCGGTCGGCCGTCGAGGACGAGGCCCGGTTGCTCCGGCTGAACGTGCTCGCGGTGCTGCGGCTGACCCACGCGGCGTTGACACCGATGATCCGGCGAGGCAACGGGATAGTGATAAATGTCTCTTCCGTCGCTGGTTTCGGCGTGCCGATGCCGGGCTCGACGTACTCGGCCAGCAAGGCGTGGGTCACGAATTTCAGTGAGTCGATCGGCCCGTCGGTGGCGCCGCTCGGGGTGCGGGTGATGGCGCTCTGCCCTGGCTACACCCGCACCGGCTACCACGAGCGGGCCGGCATCAACATGTCCCGTATGCCGGCCTGGATGTGGTTGCGGACCGACGACGTGGTCGACGAAGGGCTGCGTGACCTGCGGAAAGGCAAGTTGGTCAGCGTGCCGAGCTGGAAGTACAAGGTGGTCGTGGCGGGCCTGCGGCACGCACCGAGGCGGCTGCTGCGCGGCCTCTCCCGGGACGTCCGGGGGCGGGCCGGACGCGCCGGCGACTGA
- a CDS encoding ArsR/SmtB family transcription factor — MEYVGTALAEMTMPQISPLAGEPIERADAERLAGVLKALADPARLRLLSLIQSAPEGEACVCDLTAPLGLSQPTVSHHLRILTEAGLLEREKRGVWAYYRLVPSAIATIADLLTPPRKRATKKAR; from the coding sequence ATGGAATACGTGGGAACTGCGTTGGCTGAAATGACCATGCCTCAGATCTCGCCGCTTGCCGGCGAGCCGATCGAACGTGCCGATGCCGAGCGGCTCGCGGGGGTGCTGAAGGCCCTCGCCGACCCTGCCCGGCTGCGGCTGCTCAGTCTGATCCAGTCGGCCCCCGAGGGGGAGGCGTGCGTGTGTGACCTCACCGCGCCGCTCGGCCTCTCGCAGCCGACGGTCAGTCACCACCTGCGTATCCTCACCGAGGCCGGCTTGCTGGAGCGGGAGAAGCGCGGTGTCTGGGCGTACTACCGGCTGGTGCCGTCCGCGATCGCCACGATCGCGGACCTGCTCACCCCGCCGCGCAAGCGGGCCACCAAGAAGGCTCGCTGA
- a CDS encoding DUF2617 family protein, with the protein MLVALDTPYVDTRAADLSLALGDPERPALHVRELTLPGGVRLRLRLLGASHQVVCGELTETVACLPGRPPHLPDTLYDEGTGYRFTATVLRPAGDGLRTRVAALRAELADDPYALVGVFPGDVDAITALSVRADPPGGSVAWRTWHAYPQTNELVLTETVVAL; encoded by the coding sequence ACACTCCGTACGTCGACACCCGCGCCGCCGACCTGAGCCTGGCGCTCGGCGACCCCGAGCGGCCCGCCCTGCACGTCCGCGAGCTGACCCTGCCCGGTGGCGTCCGGCTGCGGCTGCGCCTGCTCGGCGCCTCGCACCAGGTGGTCTGCGGCGAGCTGACCGAGACCGTCGCCTGCCTGCCCGGCCGGCCACCGCACCTGCCCGACACCCTGTACGACGAGGGCACCGGCTACCGGTTCACCGCCACGGTGCTCCGGCCGGCCGGTGACGGCCTGCGCACCCGGGTCGCCGCGCTCCGCGCCGAGCTGGCCGACGACCCGTACGCGCTGGTCGGGGTCTTTCCCGGCGACGTGGACGCGATCACCGCGCTCTCCGTCCGCGCCGACCCGCCGGGCGGCTCCGTGGCCTGGCGCACCTGGCACGCGTACCCGCAGACCAACGAACTGGTCCTGACCGAGACGGTGGTGGCGCTGTGA